The following proteins are co-located in the Pelorhabdus rhamnosifermentans genome:
- the yhbH gene encoding sporulation protein YhbH codes for MAIFKGGGKASSDRSQWDRKRHRQLVEDAIKKNIGSIVAEESIIGQSGNKKIKIPVKGIKEYQFIYGKNTPGTGAGNGGEERGQVVGQTDEADPSKGGSGQAGSEAGEDIFETEITLDELVEYLFEDLNLPDMDRKKFSQIETKHKHKRSGFQKKGIPPRLAKKRTVIEKLKRQQTAARDEESCQNQELELSPERIPFREDDLKYFRVKEDVDFHSNAVVICIMDTSGSMDQTRKYLARSFYFLLYQFVCYKYEQVEVVFIAHTTEAKEVTEQEFFHKGESGGTFISSGYAKALEIIEQRYNPTIWNIYAFHCSDGDNWSEDNAKAVDLAQELCRICNLFGYGHVGTPQWGSSIRGEFEKSVKADNFVMASMVRKEDIWPAFKKILEKDQTGGNDHD; via the coding sequence ATGGCGATTTTTAAAGGCGGTGGCAAGGCTAGTTCGGATCGTTCGCAATGGGATCGGAAAAGGCATCGGCAGTTAGTAGAAGATGCGATTAAAAAAAACATCGGCAGTATTGTAGCGGAAGAAAGCATTATCGGTCAGAGTGGCAATAAAAAAATTAAGATTCCAGTCAAGGGAATCAAAGAGTACCAATTTATTTATGGTAAAAATACTCCCGGTACAGGCGCTGGAAACGGTGGCGAAGAGCGCGGGCAGGTTGTTGGTCAGACAGACGAAGCCGATCCGAGCAAGGGCGGTTCGGGGCAAGCAGGCAGTGAAGCAGGTGAAGATATTTTTGAAACGGAAATTACCTTGGATGAACTTGTAGAATATTTATTTGAAGATTTAAATCTGCCTGATATGGATCGAAAAAAATTTTCACAAATTGAAACAAAGCACAAGCATAAACGTTCGGGATTTCAGAAGAAAGGCATTCCACCCCGCTTGGCTAAAAAACGTACGGTCATTGAGAAATTAAAACGGCAACAGACGGCTGCGCGAGATGAGGAATCTTGTCAGAACCAGGAATTGGAGCTTTCCCCTGAACGCATTCCATTTCGCGAAGATGATCTCAAGTATTTTCGAGTCAAAGAAGATGTTGATTTTCATTCCAATGCTGTAGTGATTTGCATTATGGATACTTCTGGTTCCATGGATCAGACGAGAAAATATTTGGCAAGAAGTTTTTATTTTCTGCTTTATCAGTTTGTGTGCTATAAATATGAACAAGTCGAAGTGGTGTTCATTGCACATACGACGGAAGCGAAAGAAGTGACTGAACAGGAGTTTTTTCATAAAGGGGAATCGGGCGGTACTTTTATTAGCAGCGGGTATGCTAAAGCATTGGAAATTATTGAACAACGATACAATCCAACGATCTGGAATATTTATGCTTTTCATTGCTCTGATGGGGATAATTGGTCGGAAGACAATGCGAAGGCAGTTGATTTGGCTCAGGAACTTTGTCGGATTTGCAATCTCTTTGGCTACGGACATGTGGGCACGCCGCAGTGGGGAAGTTCGATTCGGGGTGAGTTTGAGAAGAGTGTCAAGGCTGACAATTTTGTGATGGCTTCGATGGTCCGAAAAGAAGATATTTGGCCCGCTTTTAAAAAGATACTGGAAAAGGATCAGACAGGAGGGAATGATCATGACTGA
- a CDS encoding SpoVR family protein, protein MTDYTLKDLVSWNEKIEQLVYTIGLNCYEQHFEICSYEDMLCYEAYVGMPSHYPHWSFGKAYERQKTFYQYNLTGLPYEMVINSDPCIAYLMKDNTLLLQILTMAHVYGHNDFFKNNRLFKQNTRAELTIEMFKAHANRVRDYIQNPHIGSEKVDRILDAAHALKYQIPRTKLPKPLNLLEQSQEKEQIVPDRLKNDLLGFLAEQGRLTEWEQDLIHIVREETLYFIPQIETKIMNEGWASYWHYEILKKLDLPQNLYLEFLQRHHLVIRPYQGSINPYFVGFKMFESLDKMLGREKLKAIRAEERDQSFLRRYLTRELCEELHLFSYEVEEKELVISEISDDEGWQKVRDHLVNSVGMSGIPVIEPQTVEKGILVLKHDFDGRELEMNYAHQTLKYIVELWGGPVVLHTQMDGREKKITCTETKVIEVS, encoded by the coding sequence ATGACTGATTATACACTAAAAGATCTTGTCTCCTGGAATGAAAAAATTGAACAGTTAGTTTATACTATCGGTCTTAATTGTTATGAGCAGCATTTTGAAATTTGCAGTTACGAAGATATGTTGTGTTATGAAGCTTATGTTGGTATGCCATCACATTATCCTCACTGGAGTTTTGGTAAAGCTTACGAGCGGCAGAAGACCTTCTATCAGTATAATCTTACGGGACTTCCTTATGAAATGGTGATTAATTCTGATCCTTGTATTGCCTATTTAATGAAAGACAATACCTTGTTATTACAGATTTTGACGATGGCTCATGTTTATGGGCATAATGACTTTTTTAAAAACAATCGGCTGTTCAAACAAAATACGCGGGCGGAATTGACGATTGAAATGTTTAAGGCTCATGCGAATCGGGTACGCGATTATATCCAGAATCCCCATATTGGTTCGGAAAAAGTCGATCGCATTTTAGACGCAGCTCATGCTCTCAAATACCAGATTCCCAGGACTAAGCTGCCTAAGCCGCTGAACTTACTGGAACAGTCGCAAGAGAAAGAACAGATTGTACCTGATCGGCTAAAAAATGACTTATTAGGGTTTCTGGCTGAGCAAGGGCGGTTGACTGAGTGGGAGCAGGACCTCATTCACATTGTACGCGAAGAGACACTTTATTTTATTCCTCAAATTGAAACAAAAATTATGAATGAGGGTTGGGCCAGTTATTGGCACTATGAAATATTGAAAAAGCTTGATTTACCACAGAATCTTTACTTGGAATTTTTACAACGTCATCATCTCGTGATTCGTCCTTATCAAGGAAGCATTAATCCGTATTTTGTGGGCTTTAAAATGTTTGAATCGCTGGATAAAATGCTGGGAAGGGAGAAGCTCAAGGCCATTCGGGCCGAAGAACGGGATCAATCTTTTTTGCGGCGTTATTTGACGCGGGAGCTTTGCGAGGAACTGCATCTGTTTTCCTATGAAGTGGAAGAGAAAGAGTTGGTAATTAGTGAAATTTCTGATGACGAAGGATGGCAAAAGGTACGGGATCATTTGGTGAATTCAGTGGGGATGAGTGGGATACCTGTTATTGAGCCTCAAACAGTTGAAAAAGGAATACTTGTTTTGAAACATGATTTTGATGGTCGTGAGTTAGAAATGAATTATGCGCACCAAACACTAAAATATATCGTGGAATTATGGGGTGGCCCTGTCGTGCTTCATACTCAAATGGATGGGAGAGAGAAGAAGATTACCTGCACAGAAACGAAAGTGATTGAAGTTAGTTGA
- a CDS encoding DNA recombination protein RmuC: MVETGILIGLNCIVLLFVMVLFFRFKSQNPHELLIQLTVLEKGLDRLEKLLKEEGTYDREENALRSRDLRQEVAGSLNQLQESLMSRLTENANQQSIQLDAFSQQLHRILQSNEQRLTSLRETIEGQLKMLRDENGGKLEEMRQTVDEKLHATLEKRLGESFQLVSERLELVHKGLGEMQTLASGVGDLKRVLTNVKTRGIWGEFQLENLLEQILTPEQYDKNVATRPGSSERVEFAIKLPGKDKEDCLYLPIDAKFPQEDYQRLLDAQDQVDGLQAEEASRALETRIKAEAREIATKYIAVPYTTDFALLFLPIEGLYAEVLRRPGLSEWLMREHKIIVTGPTTLAALLNSLQLGFRTLAIEKRSSEVWALLSSVKSEFGKFGGLLDKTRKKLDEASHSIDMAAKKSRTIERKLRAVEELPGEEAKQLTGDVVMDKEEERTTIES, translated from the coding sequence ATGGTTGAAACGGGGATCTTGATTGGCTTAAATTGTATAGTTCTTTTATTTGTCATGGTGTTATTTTTTCGGTTTAAAAGTCAAAATCCTCATGAGCTTCTCATTCAGCTTACGGTGCTTGAGAAGGGATTAGATCGTCTGGAAAAACTTTTAAAAGAAGAAGGAACCTATGATCGTGAGGAAAATGCCCTGCGGTCGCGTGACTTGCGGCAGGAAGTGGCAGGAAGCCTCAATCAATTGCAGGAATCGTTGATGAGCCGCTTAACGGAAAATGCAAATCAGCAAAGTATTCAACTGGATGCTTTTTCACAGCAACTGCATCGCATCTTACAAAGTAATGAGCAGCGTCTGACAAGCTTGAGAGAGACAATTGAAGGCCAGTTAAAGATGTTGCGTGATGAAAATGGCGGTAAACTGGAAGAAATGCGTCAAACTGTTGATGAGAAGCTTCACGCCACTTTAGAAAAGCGTCTGGGTGAGAGCTTTCAGTTAGTCAGTGAGCGATTAGAACTTGTTCATAAAGGATTAGGTGAGATGCAAACGCTGGCTTCCGGTGTGGGTGATTTAAAGCGAGTACTGACGAATGTAAAAACGCGTGGTATTTGGGGCGAGTTTCAATTGGAAAATTTATTGGAACAGATATTGACGCCTGAGCAATATGATAAAAATGTGGCTACGCGGCCAGGCAGTTCAGAACGTGTTGAGTTTGCTATCAAGTTGCCAGGAAAAGATAAAGAAGATTGTCTGTACTTACCCATTGATGCGAAATTCCCCCAAGAAGATTATCAGCGATTGCTTGATGCGCAGGATCAGGTAGACGGGCTTCAAGCGGAGGAAGCTTCTAGGGCACTAGAAACGCGGATTAAGGCTGAGGCAAGGGAGATTGCTACAAAATATATTGCCGTACCTTATACAACGGATTTTGCCCTGCTATTTTTGCCTATCGAAGGTTTGTATGCCGAGGTTCTGCGCAGGCCGGGACTGAGTGAGTGGCTGATGCGCGAACATAAAATTATTGTGACAGGTCCGACAACCTTAGCTGCACTGCTCAATAGTTTGCAGCTTGGGTTTAGAACGCTGGCTATTGAAAAACGGAGTTCTGAAGTCTGGGCGCTGCTTAGCAGTGTTAAAAGTGAATTTGGTAAATTTGGCGGTTTATTAGATAAGACACGCAAGAAATTAGATGAAGCTTCACATTCTATTGATATGGCAGCAAAAAAATCGCGTACAATTGAACGGAAATTACGGGCTGTTGAAGAGCTTCCGGGTGAAGAAGCAAAGCAGCTTACAGGGGACGTCGTGATGGATAAGGAAGAAGAACGGACAACAATTGAATCATAA
- a CDS encoding YezD family protein — MVSKEKSKIHLILPSDVFHLIEQAVSDIGFGSVTLIVQDRKIIQIEKLDKIRVGDKQAAPVSGNSSELLRNKILEAMEEMSYGQVMIIIKNRRIIQIERTEKQRFNTLEGLYGDGI; from the coding sequence GTGGTGAGTAAGGAAAAAAGTAAGATTCATTTGATTTTACCGAGTGACGTATTTCATCTGATAGAGCAAGCTGTGAGCGATATAGGGTTCGGTTCAGTCACATTGATTGTTCAGGATAGAAAAATTATTCAAATTGAAAAATTAGATAAGATTCGTGTGGGTGATAAACAGGCAGCCCCTGTTTCAGGTAACTCTAGTGAGTTACTTAGAAATAAAATTTTAGAGGCCATGGAGGAAATGAGTTATGGTCAAGTCATGATTATTATTAAGAATCGGCGAATCATCCAAATTGAACGTACGGAAAAGCAGCGGTTCAATACTTTGGAAGGTTTATATGGCGATGGAATTTAA
- the cysK gene encoding cysteine synthase A: protein MTRIAQNITELIGNTPLLELKKYGQKKGLAGTILAKLEYFNPLGSVKDRIALAMIEDAEKSDKLKPGATIIEPTSGNTGIGLAYVAAAKGYKIILTMPDTMSIERRNLLKALGAKLVLTPGSAGMKGAIQEAEELGASTPGSFIPQQFENPSNPAAHRKTTGKEILDDTDGKVDYFIAGVGTGGTITGVGEAIKERNPEAKIIAVEPFDSQVLAGGKPGPHKIQGIGAGFVPSVLNTKILDQIIPIKTEEAFATARELAKIEGVLVGISSAAALFAATELAKKEETRGKNIVVLLPDTGERYLSTPLFDTETL from the coding sequence ATGACAAGAATTGCTCAAAATATTACGGAGCTCATTGGTAACACGCCACTATTAGAATTAAAAAAATACGGTCAGAAAAAAGGGCTGGCAGGAACGATCTTGGCGAAATTAGAATATTTTAATCCACTTGGCAGTGTGAAAGATCGGATTGCTTTAGCTATGATTGAAGATGCAGAAAAAAGTGATAAGCTAAAACCGGGCGCAACGATTATTGAACCTACAAGTGGAAATACTGGAATCGGGTTGGCTTATGTAGCAGCAGCGAAGGGGTATAAAATTATTTTGACCATGCCTGATACGATGAGTATTGAAAGAAGAAATCTGTTGAAAGCTCTTGGAGCAAAATTGGTTTTGACGCCTGGGTCGGCAGGCATGAAGGGGGCTATTCAAGAGGCGGAAGAATTGGGAGCTTCCACTCCAGGATCTTTTATTCCTCAGCAGTTTGAAAATCCATCGAATCCAGCGGCACATCGCAAAACAACAGGCAAAGAAATCTTAGATGACACCGATGGTAAAGTAGATTATTTCATTGCTGGTGTCGGTACAGGCGGTACCATTACGGGCGTTGGTGAAGCCATTAAAGAACGTAATCCTGAAGCTAAAATCATTGCTGTTGAACCTTTTGACAGTCAAGTACTTGCTGGCGGCAAACCAGGACCGCATAAAATTCAAGGTATTGGTGCAGGCTTTGTTCCCAGTGTTTTGAATACGAAGATTTTGGATCAAATTATTCCCATTAAGACGGAAGAAGCTTTTGCTACGGCTCGTGAGCTAGCCAAAATTGAAGGTGTTCTTGTAGGAATTTCGAGTGCTGCCGCGCTTTTTGCTGCTACGGAATTGGCGAAAAAAGAAGAAACACGCGGAAAAAATATTGTTGTATTGTTACCTGATACAGGGGAAAGATATTTATCAACCCCTCTGTTTGATACAGAAACTTTGTAA
- a CDS encoding uracil-DNA glycosylase, whose translation MEKNQIDCRQCQYYYITFDKNFPYGCRAFGFKSPVKPCLEVRKASGSECLEFQLKQLHSTHEGN comes from the coding sequence ATGGAGAAGAATCAGATAGACTGTCGGCAGTGCCAATACTATTACATTACGTTTGATAAGAACTTCCCTTATGGGTGTCGGGCTTTTGGTTTTAAAAGTCCTGTAAAGCCTTGTTTAGAGGTTCGCAAGGCTTCCGGTTCTGAATGCCTCGAATTTCAGTTAAAACAATTACATAGTACGCATGAAGGGAACTAA